In one window of Saprospiraceae bacterium DNA:
- a CDS encoding IS1380 family transposase: MHELAHEFTDRKVSPWGGLKYFHKIYVTSGIRDYLSKLDIPHPGSNRGYQAIDIIEGFLASVILGARRLEHSSMIRMDNVVQEIFGWKKGMASASTFSRFFSKYTVERNDKIFPKLMKYILSLVPMKYITIDIDSTIITRYGHQEYACKGYNPNKNGRVSHHPIMAFCDELKMVVNAWMRSGDSNSAKDSIEFLKEVFTIIDRSNIGLIRGDSGFYSQHIMGYLEEKPNVVPYIFRAKMTTALASEIMEIKRFYHDESIMPNAAYAEIEYQAANWKQTRRMIIVRTPKKYQSNKPKELFEEYENLSKYDYTAYVTNSNLSMVEVHRRYNQRGDSENRIKELKYDFGMDGFALQEFGAMEAAFRFVMVAYNIMTLFKQAIMNSERNHRLPTIRFQCIAIGSYLTKRSRKLVMKLSAEGRRRHFLEHLFEKLEVIRPPYKFSNA, encoded by the coding sequence ATGCATGAATTAGCGCATGAGTTTACAGATCGCAAGGTAAGTCCATGGGGTGGTTTAAAATACTTTCATAAAATATATGTGACCAGCGGAATCCGGGATTATCTTTCAAAACTGGATATTCCCCATCCAGGATCAAATCGAGGTTATCAAGCCATTGACATCATAGAGGGATTTCTGGCAAGTGTTATTTTAGGAGCTAGAAGATTGGAGCATAGTTCTATGATCAGGATGGATAACGTTGTTCAAGAAATCTTTGGGTGGAAAAAGGGGATGGCTAGTGCCAGTACATTTAGTAGATTTTTTTCAAAATACACGGTTGAGCGGAACGATAAAATATTTCCAAAACTGATGAAGTATATCCTTTCATTAGTTCCGATGAAGTATATAACAATCGACATAGATAGCACGATCATTACGCGCTATGGTCATCAAGAGTATGCATGTAAAGGTTACAATCCAAATAAGAATGGTAGGGTCTCACACCATCCAATAATGGCCTTTTGCGATGAATTAAAAATGGTAGTAAATGCCTGGATGAGAAGCGGAGATAGCAACTCAGCGAAGGATTCAATTGAATTTCTGAAAGAAGTATTTACAATTATAGATCGGAGCAATATTGGTTTAATAAGAGGCGACTCGGGATTTTATAGTCAGCATATAATGGGCTATCTGGAAGAAAAGCCAAATGTGGTACCTTATATCTTCCGAGCCAAGATGACAACAGCCCTTGCCAGTGAAATAATGGAAATCAAGAGATTTTATCATGATGAAAGTATAATGCCAAATGCAGCCTATGCAGAAATTGAATATCAAGCCGCAAATTGGAAGCAAACCCGCAGAATGATCATTGTACGAACACCCAAAAAATACCAATCCAATAAACCCAAAGAATTGTTTGAAGAATATGAGAACCTAAGTAAATATGATTACACAGCCTATGTAACGAACTCAAATTTATCAATGGTGGAAGTTCATAGAAGATATAATCAAAGAGGCGACAGCGAAAATAGAATAAAGGAATTAAAATACGACTTCGGAATGGATGGGTTTGCTCTCCAAGAGTTTGGAGCCATGGAAGCTGCATTCAGGTTTGTGATGGTAGCATACAATATTATGACATTGTTTAAACAAGCAATCATGAATAGTGAACGCAACCATAGATTACCAACTATTCGATTCCAATGCATTGCAATAGGAAGTTATCTGACAAAGAGAAGTCGAAAATTGGTAATGAAACTTTCTGCAGAAGGGAGGCGACGACATTTTTTAGAGCACTTGTTTGAAAAACTGGAGGTGATTAGGCCTCCATATAAGTTTTCTAATGCATGA
- a CDS encoding tetratricopeptide repeat protein yields MKDKKNIKPAKEAANRNAVQTRSQNSFILESKGPWLLPAIAILLTLIGYLPALDADFVNWDDQDYASNNPLIHNFSDFLKFFTTPVQGNYHPLTMITLAFNYAISGLNPFSYHLLNILFHLANVFLVYQFILRLVPGRLFIAFSVALLFGVHPMHVESVAWVSERKDVLYTFFFLLGFINYLKYLDQHSRKHYVYCFLFFCLSILSKPAAIIFPAVLLTLDFYRNRKFDFAIIKDKIPFGIIAAFFLYLTLHAQTSAGATPTSEFYGWDKRIFFPFYGYMMYIYKMFFPVNLTAFYPLPPINESLKPAFYLAPFVFAWTALWSLRTWKKDRAVAFGFSFYLVNLFLVLQLFLVGSAIIAERYTYVPYIGLFFVCSWSLENFWGENKNRIYGIVLAAGIICTGLTFKHATSWQNTGSLWDNAIRSYPGAKAYTNRAYLYQQQGQLEKALQHYQLSLKYNVIDAEVYYNMGVIYYNTNRDSLALVSYGTALQYKPSYAEAFNGRGSVYARMGNSQKAYDDFNKCLSLDPNYALAYKNRASSYFLENKYDSAIADYKRYIKLNKSDVEGVSNLCVVYLNKGDNEEAIKVCDQAIQQDPKFAKAYTNAGAAYINLNNFPKAIEYLSKSFQLDSLSEENLKFLSLAYLKNGDSTKAYSIFEYAQRVKGIK; encoded by the coding sequence ATGAAGGATAAGAAAAACATAAAGCCGGCAAAAGAGGCAGCCAATCGAAATGCTGTACAAACCAGGTCCCAAAATTCATTTATCCTGGAAAGCAAAGGCCCCTGGCTGCTTCCAGCGATTGCAATCCTATTGACATTGATCGGATACCTACCTGCCCTGGATGCAGATTTTGTAAACTGGGATGACCAGGATTATGCAAGCAACAATCCGTTGATCCATAATTTTTCAGATTTTCTGAAATTCTTCACCACCCCGGTTCAAGGGAATTATCACCCGCTTACCATGATAACCCTGGCATTCAATTATGCCATATCGGGTTTAAATCCCTTCAGTTATCATTTGCTCAATATTTTATTCCATCTTGCCAATGTCTTTCTGGTTTATCAATTCATTCTTAGATTGGTACCCGGACGATTATTTATTGCCTTTAGTGTGGCATTGCTTTTTGGGGTTCATCCCATGCATGTCGAATCGGTAGCCTGGGTATCTGAAAGAAAAGATGTGCTTTATACATTTTTCTTTTTGTTGGGATTTATAAATTACCTAAAATATCTCGACCAACATTCCAGAAAGCATTACGTTTATTGCTTTTTGTTTTTCTGTCTTTCCATCCTGTCGAAACCGGCTGCCATTATTTTTCCTGCAGTATTATTGACATTGGACTTTTACCGGAATCGAAAGTTTGATTTTGCAATCATCAAAGATAAAATTCCATTTGGAATCATAGCGGCCTTCTTCTTATATCTCACTCTTCATGCTCAGACGAGTGCAGGAGCTACACCAACCTCAGAATTCTATGGTTGGGATAAACGTATTTTTTTTCCGTTCTACGGTTACATGATGTACATCTATAAAATGTTTTTCCCTGTAAACTTAACTGCATTTTATCCATTGCCGCCAATCAACGAATCTCTCAAACCAGCATTTTATCTTGCACCCTTCGTTTTTGCATGGACAGCATTATGGTCATTGCGAACCTGGAAAAAAGACCGGGCTGTAGCATTTGGTTTTAGCTTTTATCTGGTGAATTTATTTTTGGTGCTGCAATTGTTTCTGGTAGGAAGTGCCATCATTGCAGAACGATATACTTACGTCCCTTATATTGGTTTGTTCTTTGTTTGTAGTTGGTCTTTAGAAAATTTTTGGGGAGAAAATAAAAACCGGATCTATGGAATCGTACTCGCTGCCGGTATTATTTGTACTGGATTAACTTTCAAACATGCAACCAGCTGGCAAAATACAGGGAGCTTGTGGGACAATGCGATCAGATCCTACCCGGGTGCTAAAGCATACACCAACAGAGCTTATTTGTATCAACAACAAGGACAGCTGGAAAAAGCGCTGCAACATTATCAGCTTTCACTAAAATACAATGTCATCGATGCAGAGGTGTATTACAACATGGGTGTGATCTACTACAATACTAACCGCGACAGTCTTGCACTCGTGTCTTATGGTACCGCACTGCAATATAAACCCTCCTACGCCGAAGCGTTCAACGGCAGAGGATCGGTATATGCACGCATGGGCAACAGTCAGAAGGCTTATGACGATTTCAATAAATGCCTGAGCCTGGATCCCAACTATGCATTGGCTTATAAAAACAGGGCGTCTTCGTATTTTCTTGAAAACAAATACGATTCTGCGATTGCAGATTATAAACGGTACATTAAACTCAATAAAAGCGATGTGGAAGGTGTATCCAACCTGTGTGTAGTTTATTTAAATAAAGGCGATAACGAAGAAGCTATTAAAGTTTGCGATCAGGCAATTCAACAAGATCCAAAATTTGCAAAAGCGTATACCAATGCCGGCGCGGCATACATCAATCTGAACAATTTTCCGAAAGCCATTGAATACTTAAGCAAAAGTTTTCAGTTGGATTCCCTGAGCGAAGAAAATTTAAAATTCCTGAGTCTCGCTTATCTTAAAAACGGCGACAGCACCAAAGCGTATTCAATTTTTGAATATGCGCAAAGAGTGAAAGGGATAAAGTAG
- a CDS encoding DUF393 domain-containing protein, whose translation MSGPERLKLIYDGECSLCSRFCNWVRKADKQGKIEIFTLNEFRKAGIGPDQSYSTEELPDSILLIKENQWLFASDAIIQLGLVLGGIYKVFGAGLVIPKMIRDFLYQLVAKNRYRWFNKKQHCEIKDQS comes from the coding sequence ATGTCTGGACCAGAGCGCTTAAAACTTATCTACGATGGGGAATGTAGTTTATGTTCCCGTTTTTGCAATTGGGTAAGAAAAGCTGATAAACAAGGCAAAATTGAAATTTTTACCCTAAATGAATTCAGGAAAGCGGGTATTGGCCCGGATCAATCTTATTCTACGGAAGAACTTCCGGACTCTATTCTGCTTATTAAAGAAAATCAATGGCTTTTTGCATCCGATGCCATCATTCAATTAGGGCTTGTATTGGGGGGGATTTATAAGGTTTTTGGAGCAGGGCTTGTCATTCCGAAAATGATTCGAGATTTTTTATATCAACTTGTGGCAAAGAACCGATATCGTTGGTTTAACAAAAAGCAACATTGTGAAATCAAAGACCAAAGCTGA
- a CDS encoding carboxy terminal-processing peptidase, translating into MNSKRNWFLLLPILLLVFYLSGYCRQPQHEPSSKESHLLKLVYESSQRFHYAPPVVDDAFSEKAYKDFLDNMDPGKRFYTQKDIKQLEKYKKDLDDHFKEGKVEFFDLALQLLDQGISRSQTYYSELIDMPFDFSKDEDYEFDSDKRNWPADEKAMKDYWRKMVKYEKLNRYIEDQVLLEKENKKRPDDSIRMDIVKEVKDNLDNFFDRLKQIRRSDRFELFVNTFIHLYDPHTDYLNPKEKEDFNINMSGKLEGIGARLQTEREYTKVSSIVPGGPAARQGDLEANDIIMGVQQDGKEEVDIKGMRIDDVVSKIRGKKGTKVTLKVKKQGGDVKQITIVRDEVIMDEGFARSALLKLEGIQEKVGFIRLPRFYADFNDANSPSAAKDIAEEIAKLKAEGAESIILDLRNNGGGSLQEVVEMSGLFITEGPVVQVKDKKGVRAYNDPDPKVQFDGPLVILVNSNSASASEIISACLQDYKRAIIVGGEPTFGKGTVQQFRNLDQLTPYPQMRPMGDMKVTIQKYYRVSGGSVQLKGVDPDIHLPDTYSYITNGEKEYDHPLQYDVIEKQNYTQNTFVVENLEELKRKSKDRVKENQTFSLIDENAKRLAKTREETIIPLEYGKYKAWYDQRNSEAKKYEKIMDVPIPGLVCENLKSDLAYIQADSSRIARNEDFLKNLAKDIYVAESINILRDLRK; encoded by the coding sequence ATGAATTCAAAAAGAAATTGGTTTCTTTTATTACCAATCCTGTTGTTAGTATTTTATTTATCGGGATATTGCCGTCAGCCCCAACATGAACCCTCATCCAAGGAAAGCCATCTGTTGAAATTGGTTTATGAAAGCTCCCAGAGATTTCACTATGCTCCTCCCGTTGTAGACGATGCATTTTCGGAAAAAGCATATAAAGATTTTCTGGATAATATGGATCCGGGAAAGCGGTTTTATACCCAGAAAGATATCAAGCAACTCGAAAAATATAAAAAGGATCTGGACGATCACTTTAAAGAGGGTAAGGTCGAGTTTTTCGATCTTGCATTGCAACTCCTGGATCAGGGAATTTCCAGATCGCAAACATATTACAGTGAACTCATCGATATGCCATTTGATTTTTCAAAAGATGAAGATTATGAGTTTGACTCCGATAAAAGGAACTGGCCGGCAGATGAAAAGGCGATGAAGGATTATTGGAGAAAAATGGTCAAGTATGAAAAACTAAACAGATATATTGAAGATCAGGTTTTGTTGGAAAAAGAAAATAAGAAAAGACCGGATGATTCAATTAGAATGGACATTGTTAAGGAGGTGAAGGACAATCTCGACAATTTTTTTGATCGGCTGAAGCAGATCAGAAGATCTGACCGTTTTGAATTATTTGTCAACACGTTCATTCATTTATACGATCCTCATACAGATTATTTAAACCCCAAAGAGAAAGAAGATTTTAACATCAATATGTCGGGAAAACTCGAGGGGATTGGGGCCAGACTTCAAACAGAAAGAGAATATACCAAAGTTTCTTCGATCGTTCCAGGAGGACCGGCTGCAAGGCAGGGCGACCTGGAAGCCAATGACATCATCATGGGTGTACAGCAGGATGGTAAAGAAGAAGTGGATATTAAGGGGATGAGGATAGACGATGTTGTAAGTAAGATCAGAGGAAAAAAAGGAACAAAAGTTACTTTGAAAGTCAAGAAACAAGGTGGCGATGTTAAGCAAATAACCATCGTCAGGGATGAAGTCATTATGGATGAAGGTTTTGCAAGGTCTGCCCTGTTGAAACTCGAAGGAATTCAGGAGAAAGTCGGTTTTATCAGGTTGCCGAGGTTTTATGCCGATTTCAATGATGCAAATAGTCCATCTGCAGCAAAAGACATTGCAGAAGAAATTGCCAAACTAAAAGCAGAAGGTGCAGAAAGTATCATTTTGGATCTGAGAAATAATGGGGGCGGCTCTCTACAGGAAGTTGTGGAAATGTCTGGTCTGTTTATTACAGAAGGACCGGTTGTTCAGGTAAAAGATAAGAAGGGAGTCAGAGCATACAACGATCCTGACCCGAAAGTTCAGTTTGATGGTCCATTGGTTATTCTGGTTAATTCAAACAGTGCATCAGCATCGGAAATCATCAGCGCGTGTCTGCAAGATTACAAACGGGCAATAATTGTCGGGGGGGAGCCTACTTTTGGTAAAGGTACGGTTCAACAATTCCGGAATCTCGATCAGCTTACTCCTTATCCACAGATGCGGCCAATGGGAGACATGAAAGTAACAATACAGAAGTATTACCGGGTTAGTGGGGGTTCGGTTCAACTGAAAGGTGTTGACCCCGATATTCACTTACCAGACACTTATAGTTACATCACTAATGGCGAAAAGGAATACGATCATCCGCTGCAATACGACGTCATCGAAAAACAGAATTATACTCAAAACACCTTTGTCGTTGAAAACTTGGAAGAATTGAAGAGAAAAAGTAAGGATCGTGTAAAAGAGAATCAAACTTTTAGTTTGATCGATGAAAATGCTAAAAGACTTGCCAAAACCCGGGAAGAAACGATCATTCCACTTGAATACGGAAAATACAAAGCCTGGTATGACCAGAGAAATTCGGAAGCAAAGAAATACGAGAAAATCATGGATGTTCCGATACCCGGTTTGGTTTGCGAAAACTTAAAATCAGATCTCGCTTATATTCAGGCAGACTCTTCGCGGATAGCTCGAAATGAAGACTTTCTGAAGAATCTTGCAAAAGATATTTATGTGGCCGAATCGATCAATATCCTGCGCGATCTCCGGAAGTAA
- a CDS encoding sodium-translocating pyrophosphatase, producing MENLIYYLPAFGIVGLLYMAYLYKWVANQDSGDDKMKFISSNIAEGAMAFLKAEYRVLAIYVVVAGGLLGFLSFMVPTTHWTIVVAFIVGALFSVIAGFIGMKIATQANVRTTQAARTSLVRALNVSFRGGTVMGLGVASLAVLGLSLLLAFLFYTFMGGSWSGAAVKGTQLAAGDVMTVILEILAGFSLGAESIALFARVGGGIYTKAADVGADLVGKVEKGIPEDDPRNPATIADNVGDNVGDVAGMGADLFGSYVATVLAAMVLGNYVIRDMGGDITAIDAFGGLGPILLPLFIACIGLIFSIIGSFFVYIKSESAKEQQVQNALNMGNWVAIGLTAVASYFCIQWMLPETMKMNFFGIGIQSVTSLQVFYVVLVGLFVGTAISYLTEYYTGLGRGPVNDIVQKSGTGAATNIIGGLSNGMLSTAFAVLIFAMAIWISYALAGFYGVAIAASAMMATTAMQLAVDAFGPIADNAGGIAEMSELPKEVRVRTDILDSVGNTTAAIGKGFAIASAALTALGLFAAYVTFTGIDGINIFKADVLAALFVGGMIPVVFSALAMRSVGSAAMDMVNEVRRQFREIPGIMEGTARPEYGRCVEISTKAALQQMVLPGAITLITPIVIGFAMGPEALGAYMAGVCVSGVVWAIFQNNAGGSWDNAKKSFEAGVTIGGQVYHKGSEPHKAAVIGDTVGDPFKDTSGPSMNILIKLTCLVGLVLAPILGMKTGKGHGYIPESELRQQQMLHKLEQDRELWCCLEVKG from the coding sequence ATGGAAAACCTCATTTATTATTTACCGGCTTTCGGGATTGTTGGATTGCTTTATATGGCCTATTTATATAAATGGGTCGCTAATCAGGACTCCGGCGATGACAAGATGAAATTTATCTCCAGCAACATTGCAGAAGGAGCGATGGCTTTTTTAAAAGCGGAATACAGGGTATTGGCTATTTATGTAGTTGTAGCGGGCGGATTACTTGGTTTTCTGAGTTTTATGGTACCAACTACCCATTGGACCATCGTTGTTGCCTTTATTGTTGGGGCTCTTTTTTCTGTTATTGCAGGGTTTATAGGTATGAAAATAGCTACTCAAGCCAATGTCAGAACAACACAAGCGGCCAGAACTTCCCTGGTGAGGGCATTGAATGTTTCCTTCAGAGGAGGTACCGTTATGGGTCTGGGTGTGGCCAGTTTGGCGGTTCTTGGATTAAGTCTTTTACTTGCTTTTTTGTTTTATACATTTATGGGAGGGAGCTGGTCAGGAGCTGCTGTAAAAGGCACGCAACTCGCCGCGGGAGATGTCATGACAGTAATTCTGGAGATCCTGGCCGGGTTTTCGCTGGGTGCCGAATCTATTGCCTTGTTTGCTCGTGTAGGAGGGGGTATTTATACCAAAGCTGCTGATGTGGGAGCAGACCTGGTCGGGAAAGTTGAAAAAGGAATTCCGGAAGATGATCCGCGGAATCCCGCTACAATTGCCGATAATGTTGGAGATAATGTTGGCGATGTTGCTGGTATGGGAGCGGACTTATTTGGATCGTATGTGGCCACGGTATTGGCCGCCATGGTGCTTGGAAATTACGTGATCCGCGATATGGGTGGTGACATCACTGCAATAGATGCATTTGGTGGGTTGGGCCCAATATTGTTGCCATTATTCATTGCTTGTATCGGGTTGATCTTTTCGATCATCGGTTCGTTTTTTGTATACATCAAATCTGAATCCGCCAAAGAGCAACAAGTTCAAAATGCCCTGAATATGGGTAACTGGGTGGCCATCGGACTCACTGCTGTTGCATCCTATTTCTGCATTCAGTGGATGCTTCCCGAGACCATGAAAATGAACTTTTTTGGAATCGGAATACAGTCTGTAACATCCTTGCAGGTATTTTATGTAGTTCTGGTAGGTTTGTTTGTAGGTACTGCTATTTCATATCTCACAGAATATTACACCGGATTGGGTCGCGGACCTGTAAATGATATCGTCCAAAAATCCGGTACAGGAGCTGCTACAAACATCATCGGAGGCTTGAGCAATGGAATGTTGAGTACGGCGTTTGCAGTGTTGATCTTTGCCATGGCCATCTGGATCAGCTATGCACTGGCTGGGTTTTACGGAGTTGCCATTGCTGCTTCAGCCATGATGGCTACTACTGCTATGCAGCTTGCCGTAGACGCTTTTGGTCCAATTGCAGATAATGCCGGTGGTATCGCCGAAATGTCAGAATTACCAAAGGAAGTGCGTGTACGTACAGATATCCTGGATTCGGTTGGAAACACTACTGCAGCTATTGGAAAAGGATTTGCCATTGCTTCGGCTGCTTTAACCGCACTGGGTTTATTTGCAGCCTATGTCACATTTACTGGAATCGATGGCATCAATATTTTTAAAGCCGATGTGCTTGCCGCCTTATTTGTTGGTGGAATGATTCCCGTGGTATTTTCTGCATTAGCCATGCGTTCTGTAGGCTCTGCGGCCATGGATATGGTCAATGAGGTTCGTCGCCAGTTTAGGGAAATTCCCGGTATTATGGAAGGTACTGCAAGACCCGAATACGGCCGTTGTGTGGAAATCTCCACAAAAGCGGCCCTGCAACAAATGGTTCTCCCCGGAGCGATTACTCTGATCACTCCAATCGTCATCGGATTCGCGATGGGTCCTGAAGCTCTTGGTGCATATATGGCCGGAGTTTGCGTAAGCGGCGTGGTCTGGGCCATATTCCAAAACAATGCCGGAGGATCCTGGGACAATGCTAAAAAATCGTTCGAGGCGGGTGTCACGATTGGCGGACAAGTCTATCACAAAGGTTCTGAACCACATAAAGCAGCAGTCATTGGCGATACGGTTGGAGATCCGTTTAAAGATACATCTGGTCCTTCCATGAACATTCTGATCAAATTGACCTGTCTCGTCGGATTGGTGCTGGCGCCGATACTTGGCATGAAAACAGGTAAGGGTCATGGATACATTCCGGAATCAGAACTTCGGCAGCAACAAATGCTTCATAAACTGGAGCAGGATCGGGAACTTTGGTGTTGTTTGGAGGTAAAAGGCTGA
- a CDS encoding bifunctional metallophosphatase/5'-nucleotidase, whose amino-acid sequence MIFSTVYNLRHFQFRFQSSRAIHLLLSGLCLVLFSCSALKKSAEVKNNKEVSFAIIQINDFYEISPLEGGKIGGAARIASLRKKVMKEYPNTFTVLAGDFLSPSLIGTLKWENERIRGKQMVEALNTLGLDLATFGNHEFDIDLSSLQKRLNESKFEWVSSNVLQVRDGKKSAFGTMKNGVMLDIPKYKIIRFVNEHGASVRVGFVAPCLPANQTDFVYYEDIYESTANQIRFIKDSIDFLISLSHLNKEDDLEMAKRFKELNLILGGHEHDHMKYKIGRTVMTKADANAKTAYVHKIKYNTTSKTYTLISELVKLDEHIPLDPEVNQVVEKWKSIETKIIRDMGFDPDEVLMKLSTPYDAREQTTRNSQCAFGELIAKSMFHAYKDSDLALLNSGGIRVDDMLSGSLSQYDILRSLPYGGSILLVMMKGSLLQKIAIIGEKNKGSGGYLQRYRLSQNNKGSWFVGNEILNEESYYKVSINDYLLTGKEKGLDFLTRYHPELKVIHEANPSDKNDDTNDIRTVIIQYIKQGGK is encoded by the coding sequence ATGATTTTCTCAACGGTTTATAATTTGCGTCATTTTCAATTCAGGTTTCAATCTTCCAGGGCCATCCATTTATTATTGTCAGGCTTATGTTTGGTTTTATTTTCCTGTTCAGCTCTAAAAAAGTCAGCTGAGGTAAAAAACAATAAAGAGGTTTCCTTTGCAATCATCCAAATCAATGATTTTTATGAGATTTCTCCCCTGGAAGGTGGGAAAATCGGAGGTGCGGCAAGAATTGCAAGTTTGAGAAAAAAAGTGATGAAGGAATATCCCAATACTTTTACTGTACTTGCCGGCGATTTCCTGAGTCCTAGTTTAATCGGAACCCTAAAATGGGAGAACGAAAGGATCCGGGGAAAGCAAATGGTTGAAGCATTGAACACATTGGGATTAGACCTCGCTACATTCGGCAATCACGAGTTTGACATCGATTTGTCCTCGTTGCAAAAAAGACTCAATGAATCCAAATTTGAATGGGTCTCATCGAATGTACTTCAAGTCCGGGACGGAAAAAAATCAGCATTTGGTACAATGAAAAATGGCGTAATGCTGGATATTCCAAAATATAAAATCATCCGTTTTGTAAATGAACATGGAGCAAGTGTTCGCGTTGGTTTTGTGGCACCCTGTCTGCCAGCAAATCAAACCGATTTTGTGTATTATGAAGATATTTACGAAAGTACAGCAAATCAGATCCGCTTCATTAAAGACAGCATTGATTTTCTTATATCTCTTAGCCACCTCAACAAGGAAGACGATCTGGAGATGGCAAAACGATTTAAAGAACTGAATTTGATTTTAGGAGGCCACGAACATGACCACATGAAGTACAAAATAGGACGAACTGTGATGACTAAAGCCGATGCCAATGCTAAAACTGCTTACGTTCATAAAATAAAATATAACACCACCAGCAAAACCTACACGCTGATTTCGGAACTTGTTAAACTGGATGAACACATTCCTCTGGATCCGGAAGTCAACCAGGTAGTTGAAAAATGGAAATCTATCGAAACAAAAATCATCAGGGACATGGGTTTTGATCCGGATGAGGTCTTAATGAAACTCAGCACTCCTTATGATGCCCGTGAACAGACGACCAGAAACAGCCAGTGTGCTTTTGGCGAATTGATCGCTAAATCGATGTTTCATGCATATAAGGATTCAGATCTGGCTTTATTGAATTCTGGTGGTATCCGGGTGGATGACATGTTGAGTGGTAGTTTATCGCAATACGATATCCTTAGATCATTGCCGTATGGAGGTTCGATTCTGCTGGTTATGATGAAAGGCTCACTCTTGCAAAAAATTGCGATCATTGGCGAAAAAAATAAAGGATCTGGTGGTTATCTCCAAAGGTACAGGCTTTCTCAAAACAATAAGGGTAGCTGGTTTGTGGGAAATGAAATTTTGAATGAAGAGTCGTATTACAAAGTATCCATCAATGATTACTTATTGACAGGAAAAGAAAAAGGATTGGATTTTCTGACGCGTTATCATCCGGAATTAAAAGTCATTCATGAAGCAAATCCCAGCGATAAAAATGACGATACAAATGACATCCGGACTGTGATTATTCAATACATCAAACAGGGAGGAAAATAA